One region of Culex pipiens pallens isolate TS chromosome 2, TS_CPP_V2, whole genome shotgun sequence genomic DNA includes:
- the LOC120425311 gene encoding uncharacterized protein LOC120425311 isoform X5, producing MQSKKRKPFDSSRQRREGTELASYLPKNFGLPQNHPQARVSPPKTTNPVRKLSTSKTPTPERKDYSGAGSNNNSMSTSQTLATMSSSGGGGGGSNTHQTTATGATTPRPILKRSLSQQNEPCPYCERCFGFKAYDRHVEWCREKALLNKNIQHHQSSVAKERLQARIQYKAPQLKSKRALNREKYSGSLSCGGSTSSLADLDLPFPRHRSHLNSMSSSLSSDNKSDHSGSLKKIPSNDPGAVGYAGDRRGGTLPGKKREIRANLLENENFRNDSNNNNSNPTGKIFGNNLLIRSTQDVRREKEQAVSVERVERLELVATGRAGEQRVPLKRGATKIVKCNKSDASFFDPHKQTKNAPPPPLAERSSLSCTAASGIQNNPSQETLASKSSFETFEQYFYYYEKQNRQKDRDLGHEEYEGFEDEELEIPFTNTMKRTKGKSGQCGKRRGRHGVAQGGLEEDDDFVPPFYDSNELRPIVDRGGGGGPGGEGGSASRRKGSRIPKKVTLHQMHQDSQDPSSGGGKNHAMLPRLFCTERVESFDLSRDRNEIIHGYTPDRYDPFLSAKRQLEELFSPTSSFNTSTKQQQQTSNSRVTSPVTPSPTQVMSKSVVVPATTKTTSPNMNLSNFRRASSLRMPRKVSRPMFIEKAKSNIQKGITDDGPVSPNFLKSSEYDEIPIKSVFNAAQMAEKPKMRDSSSVRRNLKLDIKDPNMPATDVPLSKTDSLAVFLKYEHELNLLMSEKEMKDKSNSLSKRSASLTGHERKETYSPSVNSKSNERSSPSEKEKSEKPVQEIQPIKKVPQKLVPIKLDPINITYNNNNSNSTSKPTVISLDAILGKSSTKPKAPPPEEKLMTRKESTNYIDPKLINRCDNLPIMVNKLTKPDLIETKPTVVATTIPKVSPEPPKRLNGTSPETEGGGGKAADNRLSDLSTKSDDSKPTLTRQNGTSASRSSESSSIGDSSREPSPPSQRSEHKPNQDAKSQSPDSGVERSTPTKQPASTPIGVQKPERPPLPSFDDFDFEEFISSFEDERRSFQNAFYSRNATSNNNNNSSTSSFNQRVTNNSFTDNSVKSAVNGSSTSNNNTSSPSHFAASKLNSSQSYYKPLNINGRSEEEETRQKSPQVPPRRHQPLPPPPEQPPSTIRNLPSIQPVVAKNLPGSPTPNNPNSIFSYGPPSNDTNNNNNSVKSSPSSTSRLGSGNNNSFNNSPLTATTHQPYQQQHQQHTTLPKTPSATNHMFSATPSPPPPPLANSAASNAFLDDLSPTERDLMKSVQELDRMCESSSSMYPADSDEVSSVEGYPLSGSRDGGQRGHRPSEGSKFSADSAYGSSLSRQSPNQQDSNHTHTVRRTHHHHHHRGGATSQQQQLLLQQDAFDNSSGSESSLPPITTATLKAQKIELHSHGSSTKLAAGPTATAAAAAMAASQMSKFCHECGSRFMISTAKFCMECGVRRIMLD from the exons ATGCAGTCCAAGAAGCGCAAACCGTTCGACTCGTCCCGCCAGCGGCGCGAAGGAACCGAGCTGGCCTCGTACCTGCCGAAGAACTTTGGCCTGCCCCAGAACCACCCGCAGGCCCGCGTTTCGCCACCGAAAACG ACAAACCCCGTTCGGAAGCTCAGCACAAGTAAAACCCCGACCCCTGAGCGAAAAGACTACAGCGGGGCAGGCAGCAACAACAACTCAATGTCCACTTCACAAACGCTCGCCACAATGTCTTCCTCGGGCGGAGGTGGCGGAGGCTCCAACACCCACCAAACCACAGCAACGGGTGCAACGACACCGCGGCCGATCCTGAAGCGCAGCCTGTCCCAGCAGAACGAACCCTGCCCGTACTGCGAGCGGTGCTTCGGCTTCAAGGCGTACGATCGTCACGTCGAGTGGTGCCGCGAGAAGGCCCTGCTCAACAAGAACATCCAGCACCACCAGTCCAGCGTCGCCAAAGAGAGGTTGCAAGCGAGGATCCAGTACAAAGCACCGCAACTCAA ATCAAAACGTGCCTTAAACCGTGAGAAGTACTCCGGCAGTCTAAGCTGCGGTGGCTCCACGAGCAGTCTAGCCGATTTGGATCTGCCCTTCCCGCGACACCGGAGTCACCTCAACTCGATGAGCTCGTCTCTCTCCAGTGATAA CAAATCCGACCACTCCGGATCTCTGAAGAAGATCCCCTCGAATGACCCCGGCGCCGTTGGGTACGCCGGTGACCGGAGGGGAGGAACCCTCCCTGGGAAGAAGCGTGAAATTAGGGCAAATCTGCTAGAGAATGAGAATTTCAGGAacgacagcaacaacaacaacagcaacccaACCGGGAAGATCTTCGGCAACAATCTGCTCATCCGGTCGACGCAGGACGTACGCCGCGAGAAGGAGCAGGCCGTTTCGGTGGAGCGCGTCGAGCGGCTCGAGCTCGTTGCAACGGGTCGCGCCGGAGAGCAGCGAGTTCCGCTGAAGCGTGGCGCCACCAAGATTGTAAAGTGCAACAAGAG CGACGCTTCCTTCTTCGATCCGCACAAGCAAACGAAGAACGCGCCGCCTCCTCCGTTGGCCGAACGAAGCTCGTTGAGCTGTACGGCGGCTTCCGGCATCCAGAACAACCCGAGCCAGGAAACGCTCGCCAGCAAGTCTAGCTTTGAAACTTTTGAACAGTACTTTTACTACTACGAGAAGCAAAATCGACAGAAGGATCGCGACTTGGGTCACGAAGAGTACGAGGGGTTCGAGGATGAAGAGTTGGAGATTCCGTTTACGAACACTATGAAGCGGACCAAGGGGAAGTCCGGCCAGTGTGGGAAGCGACGGGGTCGTCACGGGGTGGCGCAGGGTGGGTTGGAGGAGGACGACGACTTTGTGCCTCCATTTTACGACTCGAACGAGTTGCGACCGATCGTTGAtcggggtggtggtggtggtccaGGAGGTGAAGGTGGTTCCGCTAGTCGCCGCAAGGGGTCGCGTATTCCGAAGAAGGTCACGCTGCACCAAATGCACCAAGATTCGCAAGATCCGTCCAGTGGTGGTGGGAAAAATCACGCAATGCTTCCTAGGCTGTTTTGTACGGAGCGGGTAGAGAGCTTCGATTTGAGCCGCGATCGGAACGAAATCATCCA TGGCTACACGCCGGACCGGTACGACCCGTTTTTGTCGGCGAAGCGGCAGCTTGAGGAGCTGTTCTCGCCGACCTCTAGCTTTAACACTTCgaccaaacaacaacaacagactTCCAACAGCCGCGTGACGAGTCCGGTGACGCCCAGTCCGACACAGGTTATGAGCAAGTCGGTCGTGGTTCCGGCGACGACCAAGACGACCTCCCCCAACATGAACCTCTCCAACTTCCGGCGCGCTTCGTCGCTGCGAATGCCCCGCAAGGTGTCGCGGCCAATGTTTATCGAAAAGGCCAAGTCCAACATCCAGAAGGGCATCACGGACGATGGGCCGGTATCGCCGAACTTTTTGAAGTCGTCCGAGTACGACGAGATTCCGATCAAGTCCGTGTTCAACGCGGCACAAATGGCGGAGAAGCCGAAAATGCGCGACTCCAGCTCGGTTCGACGGAATCTCAAGCTGGACATTAAAGATCCGAATATGCCGGCGACGGATGTTCCGCTTTCGAAGACCGACTCGCTGGCGGTATTTTTAAAGTACGAACACGAGCTTAACCTGCTCATGAGCGAAAAGGAGATGAAAGACAAGAGTAACAGCTTGAGCAAGCGGTCCGCTTCGCTGACCGGACACGAGCGGAAGGAGACATACAGTCCGAGCGTGAACAGTAAAAGTAACGAGCGATCGTCGCCGAGCGAAAAAGAAAAATCAGAGAAGCCTGTCCAAGAGATTCAACCGATCAAGAAGGTCCCGCAAAAGCTTGTTCCGATCAAGCTTGATCCGATCAACATaacctacaacaacaacaacagtaacAGCACAAGCAAACCTACGGTAATCTCGCTGGACGCGATCCTCGGCAAGAGCAGCACCAAACCAAAGGCTCCTCCACCGGAGGAAAAGCTGATGACCCGCAAAGAGTCCACCAATTACATCGATCCCAAGCTGATCAACAGGTGCGACAACCTACCGATCATGGTCAACAAGCTGACCAAACCGGATCTGATCGAGACGAAGCCGACAGTGGTGGCGACGACCATTCCCAAAGTTTCACCCGAACCTCCGAAACGGCTAAACGGCACAAGTCCCGAAACTGAAGGTGGCGGTGGCAAAGCGGCCGACAACCGCCTCAGCGACCTCAGTACAAAGAGTGACGACTCCAAACCGACGTTGACGCGACAAAACGGGACTTCAGCTTCGCGAAGTTCCGAAAGCAGCAGCATCGGAGACAGTAGTCGCGAGCCAAGTCCGCCGAGCCAGCGCAGCGAACACAAGCCGAACCAAGATGCCAAATCACAGTCGCCGGACTCGGGCGTTGAGCGATCGACGCCCACCAAGCAGCCGGCGTCCACTCCAATCGGCGTCCAGAAGCCGGAACGACCTCCGCTGCCATCGTTTGACGACTTTGACTTTGAGGAGTTCATCTCCTCGTTTGAAGACGAACGACGATCCTTTCAGAATGCCTTCTACTCTCGTAACGCGActtccaacaacaacaacaacagtagtACTAGTAGTTTCAACCAGCGTGTGACCAACAACAGTTTTACCGATAACAGTGTGAAGAGTGCCGTGAATGGTAGTAGTACtagcaacaacaacaccagTAGTCCTAGCCACTTTGCAGCATCCAAACTCAACAGCAGCCAATCTTACTACAAACCTCTCAATATCAACGGTAGATCTGAAGAAGAGGAGACCCGCCAAAAGTCCCCGCAAGTCCCGCCACGTCGACACCAAccgctgccgccgccgccagAACAGCCACCCAGCACGATCCGGAACCTGCCCAGCATTCAACCCGTCGTCGCCAAGAATCTTCCAGGATCCCCAACCCCAAACAATCCGAACTCCATCTTCTCGTACGGACCACCGTCCAAcgacaccaacaacaacaacaactccgTCAAGTCCAGCCCCTCATCAACATCGCGGCTTGGTAGCGGTAACAACAACTCGTTTAACAACTCTCCCCTAACAGCAACAACCCATCAGCCAtatcagcagcagcaccaacagCACACAACACTTCCGAAAACTCCATCCGCCACAAATCACATGTTTTCAGCTACtccgtcgccgccgccgccccCACTGGCCAACTCAGCCGCCTCGAACGCCTTCCTGGACGACCTGTCGCCGACCGAGCGGGACCTCATGAAGAGCGTCCAGGAGCTGGACCGGATGTGCGAGTCGTCCTCGTCGATGTACCCGGCGGACTCGGACGAGGTTTCGAGCGTGGAGGGCTATCCGCTGTCGGGGTCCAGGGATGGTGGTCAGCGCGGTCATCGGCCCTCCGAGGGATCCAAGTTTAGCGCCGATTCGGCGTACGGCAG CAGTCTGTCCCGGCAGTCACCCAACCAGCAGGACTCAAACCACACGCACACGGTCCGACGGactcatcaccaccaccaccaccgaggAGGTGCCACTAGTCAACAGCAGCAGTTGCTCCTGCAGCAGGACGCGTTCGACAATTCGAGCGGTTCCGAGTCGTCTCTGCCGCCGATTACGACGGCCACCCTAAAGGCGCAAAAGATTGAACTGCACTCGCACGGCAGCAGCACGAAGCTCGCGGCGGGACCCACTGCAACGGCCGCCGCCGCAGCTATGGCGGCCAGCCAAATGTCCAAGTTTTGCCACGAGTGCGGGTCGCGCTTTATGATCAGCACGGCCAAGTTTTGCATGGAGTGTGGCGTCCGGAGGATCATGCTGGACTAG